Proteins found in one Nocardia brasiliensis ATCC 700358 genomic segment:
- a CDS encoding GMC family oxidoreductase, with protein sequence MSDSVFDYVIAGGGTAGCVLAARLSADPDVSVCLLEAGPSDVGDRAILELDRWMHLLDSGYDWDYLIEPQERGNSFLRHARAKVLGGCSSHNSCIAFWPPAEGLDEWAALGAKGWSAAEVLPYVTRLENNDAPGPQHSRTGPVRLRDVPPADPCGVAVLESAAAVGLPTVQFNRGATVRNGAGWFQINAAEDGTRMSTSHAYLHPVLDSRPNLVVRTDCWVSEILFDDARNATGVRYQRPDRTGYDSVSARREVVVTAGAIDTPKLLLLSGIGPAEQLREIGIPVRVDAPGVGANLDDHVEGLVFWEAARPMVDTSTQWWEIGLFATTDDTLRLPDLMMHYGSVPFDMNTLRHGYPTTDNGFCLTPNVTQGRSRGTVRLRSRDFRDRPKVDPRYFTDPDGHDERVMLAGIRLARKIAEQSPLRPWIARELAPGPEATTDDELLSYIHATHNTVYHPAATARMGAPEDPMAVLDPELRVKGVSRLRVVDASAMPKLPAVNPNITVMAMAEKCADLIRAT encoded by the coding sequence ATGTCTGACTCGGTGTTCGACTATGTGATCGCGGGTGGCGGTACCGCGGGTTGCGTGCTCGCCGCGCGGCTCAGCGCGGACCCCGACGTGTCGGTGTGCCTGCTGGAGGCGGGCCCCTCCGACGTCGGTGACCGGGCCATCCTCGAACTCGACCGGTGGATGCACCTGCTGGATTCCGGTTACGACTGGGACTACCTGATCGAGCCACAAGAACGCGGGAACAGTTTTCTGCGGCATGCCCGCGCGAAGGTGCTCGGCGGATGTTCCTCGCACAACTCGTGTATCGCTTTCTGGCCGCCCGCAGAGGGTTTGGACGAGTGGGCCGCGCTCGGCGCGAAAGGCTGGAGTGCGGCCGAGGTACTGCCCTACGTGACACGATTGGAGAACAACGACGCCCCCGGCCCGCAGCACAGCCGCACCGGTCCGGTCCGGCTGCGCGATGTGCCGCCCGCGGACCCGTGCGGGGTTGCGGTGCTCGAATCCGCTGCGGCGGTGGGCCTGCCGACCGTGCAGTTCAACCGGGGCGCCACCGTGCGCAACGGCGCCGGATGGTTCCAGATCAACGCCGCGGAAGACGGCACGCGCATGTCGACATCGCACGCGTATTTGCATCCCGTGCTGGATTCGCGCCCGAATCTGGTGGTGCGCACCGATTGCTGGGTCAGCGAGATCCTGTTCGACGACGCGCGCAACGCGACCGGTGTGCGGTATCAGCGGCCCGATCGCACCGGCTACGACAGTGTTTCGGCCCGGCGTGAGGTCGTCGTCACCGCGGGCGCCATCGATACGCCGAAACTGTTGTTGCTCTCCGGCATCGGGCCCGCCGAGCAGCTGCGCGAGATCGGCATCCCGGTGCGTGTCGACGCTCCGGGCGTGGGCGCCAACCTCGACGACCATGTCGAGGGACTGGTGTTCTGGGAGGCGGCGCGGCCGATGGTCGACACGTCCACCCAGTGGTGGGAGATCGGTCTTTTCGCCACCACCGACGACACCCTGCGCCTGCCGGACCTGATGATGCATTACGGCAGCGTGCCGTTCGATATGAACACGCTGCGCCACGGTTATCCGACCACCGACAACGGCTTCTGCCTGACGCCCAACGTCACCCAGGGACGCTCGCGTGGCACGGTGCGGTTGCGCAGCAGGGATTTCCGGGACCGCCCGAAGGTCGATCCGCGCTACTTCACCGACCCCGACGGCCACGACGAACGGGTCATGCTCGCCGGAATCCGGTTGGCGCGCAAGATCGCCGAGCAGTCGCCGCTGCGGCCGTGGATCGCCCGGGAGCTGGCACCGGGACCGGAGGCAACCACCGACGACGAACTGCTGAGCTATATCCATGCCACGCACAACACGGTCTATCACCCGGCCGCCACCGCCAGGATGGGCGCGCCGGAGGACCCGATGGCGGTGCTCGATCCCGAGCTACGGGTGAAGGGGGTGTCGCGATTACGGGTGGTGGACGCGTCCGCGATGCCGAAATTGCCCGCGGTGAACCCGAACATTACTGTCATGGCCATGGCGGAGAAGTGCGCGGATCTCATCAGGGCGACGTGA
- a CDS encoding putative nucleotidyltransferase substrate binding domain-containing protein produces MPAEGELAAFLGGHAPFQSMPRADLDRLAAASTVHEFAAGAVIRDYSAQVPDDIWMLWHGRVALRPSGGADGDRIIDTVERGGIFGYVPLLTGGSAEFIAQAIEPSLLIRLPGELVRVWFAQPDGLAFLASSNWKTWSGNRAPVSPALGSRPAGELVSSAPVFVTPETSVRDAVVRMTERHVSSVLIRLPDGDFGIFTDQDLRARVVAAGLPVDVAISRVMSAPARRVTADLTGEAVLMEMLDCGLRHLPVVNRRGEVLGVLEDSDLLAASARQSFTLRLAIGAATEPAQLQRVARDIPGTTVDLFRNGTKASATSGILSVVVDAVIRKALELARAEFADAPAGGFSWLTLGSIARREAMPSSDVDSALCWVDELSTASGQLRAIAQRTHAILDACGLPADSNGAIAAKPKFARSQREWTTAAAHWLDDPLHGRGLIMSSLLIDGRVVWGDPRLRAVPAAFGRMAAEHPDALRLQLLDALSGKVRARSLRDVLSRRGGTFDLKTHALVPIVNLARWGGLAAGLTAASTPERLSAAAAAGVLSERDATLLTEVFVTLQRMRMVHQVGQLSAGHRPGDVVVMSELSPLNRSLLNEALRETAAVQRRVRVRAATSA; encoded by the coding sequence ATGCCTGCGGAGGGCGAACTAGCGGCGTTCCTCGGCGGACACGCGCCGTTCCAGTCGATGCCGCGCGCCGACCTCGACCGGTTGGCCGCGGCCTCGACCGTGCACGAATTCGCGGCGGGCGCCGTGATCCGCGACTATTCGGCGCAGGTACCCGACGATATCTGGATGCTGTGGCACGGGCGGGTCGCGCTGCGGCCCAGCGGCGGCGCCGACGGTGATCGCATCATCGACACCGTCGAGCGCGGCGGAATCTTCGGCTACGTGCCGCTGCTCACCGGCGGCAGCGCCGAATTCATCGCGCAGGCCATCGAACCCAGTCTGCTGATCCGGCTCCCGGGCGAACTGGTCCGGGTGTGGTTCGCGCAACCGGACGGACTCGCCTTCCTGGCCTCGTCGAACTGGAAGACCTGGTCCGGCAACCGCGCCCCGGTCTCGCCGGCGCTCGGCAGCCGTCCGGCCGGTGAACTCGTCTCGAGCGCACCGGTTTTCGTGACGCCGGAGACCAGCGTTCGCGACGCGGTGGTCCGGATGACCGAGCGGCACGTCTCGTCGGTGCTGATCCGATTGCCGGACGGCGACTTCGGTATCTTCACCGACCAGGATCTGCGTGCCCGGGTGGTAGCGGCGGGCTTACCGGTCGACGTGGCGATCTCGCGCGTGATGAGCGCGCCGGCCCGCCGGGTCACCGCGGACCTGACCGGCGAGGCCGTGCTGATGGAGATGCTCGACTGCGGGTTGCGGCACCTCCCGGTCGTCAACCGGCGCGGCGAGGTACTAGGCGTGCTCGAGGACTCGGATCTGCTCGCGGCCTCGGCCCGGCAGAGTTTCACGCTACGCCTGGCCATCGGCGCGGCGACCGAACCGGCGCAGTTGCAACGGGTGGCTCGCGACATCCCGGGCACCACCGTGGATCTGTTCCGCAACGGCACCAAAGCATCGGCGACGAGCGGCATCCTGTCGGTCGTTGTCGATGCGGTGATCCGCAAGGCGCTCGAGCTCGCGCGCGCCGAATTCGCGGACGCCCCCGCCGGGGGATTCTCCTGGCTGACCCTCGGCAGCATCGCCCGGCGCGAGGCGATGCCGTCCTCGGATGTGGACAGCGCGCTGTGCTGGGTCGATGAGTTGTCCACCGCGAGTGGACAACTGCGCGCAATCGCACAGCGCACGCACGCCATCCTGGACGCGTGCGGGCTACCCGCGGACAGTAACGGGGCGATCGCCGCCAAGCCGAAATTCGCCCGCTCGCAGCGTGAATGGACGACGGCCGCGGCCCATTGGCTCGACGACCCGCTGCACGGGCGGGGGCTCATCATGTCCTCGCTGCTCATCGACGGACGCGTGGTGTGGGGCGATCCCCGGCTGCGCGCGGTGCCCGCGGCCTTCGGACGGATGGCCGCCGAACATCCCGACGCCTTGCGCCTGCAATTGCTGGACGCGTTGTCCGGGAAGGTTCGTGCCCGGTCGCTGCGGGATGTGCTCTCGCGGCGCGGCGGCACGTTCGATCTGAAGACGCACGCGCTGGTGCCCATCGTCAACCTGGCCCGCTGGGGCGGCCTCGCCGCAGGCCTGACCGCCGCGAGCACACCGGAGCGGCTCAGTGCGGCCGCCGCGGCCGGGGTGCTCTCCGAACGTGACGCCACCCTGCTCACCGAGGTTTTCGTGACGTTGCAGCGCATGCGGATGGTGCATCAGGTCGGGCAATTGTCCGCCGGCCACCGCCCCGGTGACGTGGTGGTGATGTCGGAGCTGTCGCCGCTGAATCGGAGCCTGCTCAACGAGGCGCTGCGCGAGACAGCCGCCGTCCAGCGACGCGTCCGTGTCCGCGCAGCAACCTCGGCTTAG
- a CDS encoding IclR family transcriptional regulator yields the protein MANRDGEDRGRAAAVQSVDRALLVMEIIAKLGQAGVTEIAAELGVHKSTVSRLVAVLESRGYVEQLSDRGKYRLGFSIVRLAGSTSAQVDLVGQSQGACNALAAESGETTNIAVLDGDRIINIVEAAGTGSIALRSWVGQSCPAHATSSGKVLLSGLEPADMRKRVGTKLTAYTPHTVTKVAELATQLVEVRENGWASVCEELEIGLNAVAAPVLDNNGVIVAALSVSGPSYRLGPDRFAAMAELAIASAAEISRRLGYYG from the coding sequence ATGGCGAATCGAGACGGCGAGGATCGAGGGCGGGCGGCCGCGGTGCAGTCCGTCGACCGCGCACTGCTCGTGATGGAGATCATCGCCAAGCTCGGGCAGGCCGGCGTCACGGAGATCGCCGCCGAACTGGGCGTGCACAAATCTACCGTGTCGCGGTTGGTCGCCGTGCTCGAATCGCGCGGCTACGTCGAGCAATTGTCCGATCGGGGCAAATACCGGCTCGGCTTCTCCATCGTCCGGCTGGCCGGATCCACCAGTGCCCAGGTCGATCTCGTCGGGCAGAGCCAGGGCGCGTGCAACGCACTGGCCGCCGAATCGGGGGAGACCACGAATATCGCTGTGCTGGACGGTGATCGGATCATCAACATCGTCGAGGCCGCGGGCACCGGCTCGATCGCGTTGCGCTCCTGGGTCGGGCAGAGCTGCCCGGCGCACGCCACGTCCAGCGGCAAGGTGCTGCTGTCGGGTCTGGAACCGGCGGATATGCGCAAGCGGGTGGGCACCAAGCTGACGGCCTACACGCCGCATACCGTCACCAAGGTCGCGGAGCTGGCGACCCAGCTGGTCGAGGTCCGGGAGAACGGCTGGGCCAGCGTGTGCGAGGAGCTCGAGATCGGGCTGAACGCGGTGGCCGCGCCGGTGCTGGACAACAACGGCGTGATCGTCGCCGCGCTGAGCGTGTCCGGCCCGTCCTACCGGCTCGGCCCGGACCGTTTCGCCGCGATGGCGGAACTGGCGATCGCGAGCGCCGCGGAAATCAGCCGCAGGCTCGGCTACTACGGCTGA
- the glyA gene encoding serine hydroxymethyltransferase, with product MADPALRTDLDVPLHEFDPLVAELVGRELGRQQHGLEMIASENYAPLAVMQAQGTVLTNKYAEGYPGRRYYGGCEHVDEIESLARTRLRALFGAEYANVQPHSGAQANAAVMHALLRPGDRILGLALDHGGHLTHGMKLNFSGRLYDVAAYHVRAEDQLIDMAEVARLAREHRPKLIVAGWSAYPRHLDFAEFRRIADEVGAYLMVDMAHFAGLVAAGLHPSPVPHAHVVTSTTHKTLGGPRGGFILATADLGKKLDSAVFPGQQGGPLEHVIAAKAVAFKMAAEPAFRDRQERTLTGARLLADRLLAEDCRAAGIGLVSGGTDVHLVLVDLRAAELDGKQAEDLLHSVGITVNRNAVPFDPRPPMVSSGLRIGTPALAARGFDRAAFVEVADIIATALRVGRPWREFSVRVEVLTQKFPLYAGMHQHLPSAADTARELA from the coding sequence ATGGCAGACCCGGCCCTCCGCACCGATCTCGACGTGCCGTTGCACGAATTCGATCCGCTCGTCGCCGAATTGGTCGGCCGCGAACTCGGCAGGCAACAGCACGGCTTGGAAATGATCGCGTCGGAGAACTACGCGCCCCTGGCCGTCATGCAGGCGCAGGGCACGGTCCTGACCAACAAGTACGCCGAGGGCTACCCGGGCCGCCGCTACTACGGCGGATGCGAGCACGTCGACGAGATCGAGTCGCTGGCCCGCACTCGCCTGCGCGCGCTGTTCGGCGCGGAATACGCCAACGTGCAACCACATTCGGGTGCGCAGGCGAACGCGGCGGTGATGCACGCGCTGCTGCGTCCCGGCGATCGCATCCTCGGGCTGGCGCTGGATCACGGTGGACACCTCACGCACGGCATGAAGCTCAACTTCTCCGGGCGGCTGTACGACGTTGCGGCATACCATGTTCGGGCCGAAGACCAGCTGATCGACATGGCGGAGGTGGCGCGGCTGGCGCGCGAGCACCGGCCGAAGCTGATCGTGGCGGGCTGGTCGGCCTATCCGCGGCACCTCGACTTCGCCGAGTTCCGGCGCATCGCCGACGAGGTCGGCGCGTACCTGATGGTCGACATGGCGCATTTCGCCGGTCTGGTCGCGGCCGGCTTGCATCCCTCGCCCGTGCCGCACGCCCACGTGGTCACCTCGACCACGCACAAGACCCTGGGCGGCCCGCGCGGCGGATTCATCCTCGCCACCGCCGATTTGGGCAAGAAGCTCGATTCCGCGGTGTTCCCCGGCCAGCAGGGCGGGCCGCTCGAGCATGTGATCGCCGCGAAGGCGGTCGCGTTCAAGATGGCGGCCGAGCCGGCCTTCCGCGACCGCCAGGAACGCACCCTGACCGGCGCGCGGCTGCTCGCGGACCGGCTGCTCGCCGAGGACTGCCGCGCCGCCGGTATCGGACTCGTCAGCGGCGGCACCGACGTACACCTGGTGCTGGTGGATCTGCGCGCCGCCGAACTCGACGGCAAACAGGCCGAAGATCTGCTGCACAGCGTGGGAATCACGGTGAACCGCAATGCCGTTCCGTTCGACCCGCGGCCGCCGATGGTCAGCTCCGGCCTCCGGATCGGCACACCGGCGCTGGCCGCGCGGGGCTTCGACCGCGCGGCGTTCGTCGAGGTCGCCGACATCATCGCGACGGCCCTGCGGGTGGGGCGGCCCTGGCGTGAGTTCAGCGTGCGGGTGGAGGTCTTGACGCAGAAGTTCCCGCTCTATGCCGGGATGCACCAGCACCTCCCGTCGGCCGCCGACACGGCGCGGGAGCTCGCGTGA
- a CDS encoding L-serine ammonia-lyase has product MTISVFDLFKVGIGPSSSHTVGPMRAAGAFVDRLKGTGVLHDTAALRVLLYGSLGATGRGHGSVEAIVAGLAGARPESIDPDMMRDIVAEARADARIHLGGAQPIPFAMDEDIELLARTRLPFHTNGMLFAARDAAGRVLLECRYYSIGGGFVLDEDEIDGRAAEAPMVVPYSFGSADELLSLTAATGRSISELVLANEMTRRSGDQVRADLLAIWAVMQGCVERGMSSSGVLPGTLRVRRRAATLFDRLRAEAEDNDPLRAMEWVTLYAMAVNEENAAGGRVVTAPTNGAAGIIPAVLHYIQQFVTDAEDSVVEFLLTAGAIGQLMKENASISGAEVGCQGEVGSACAMAAAGLAAVLGGTPAQIENAAEIGMEHNLGLTCDPIGGLVQIPCIERNGIAAVKAITAARMAIRGDGHHHVSLDQVIQTMRATGADMLDKYKETSQGGLAVAVVEC; this is encoded by the coding sequence GTGACCATCAGCGTCTTCGACCTGTTCAAGGTCGGCATCGGTCCGTCGAGTTCGCATACCGTCGGCCCGATGCGCGCCGCGGGCGCGTTCGTCGATCGGCTGAAAGGCACCGGCGTACTGCACGATACGGCCGCGCTGCGGGTGCTGCTGTACGGCTCGCTCGGCGCGACCGGACGGGGCCACGGCAGTGTGGAGGCGATCGTGGCCGGACTGGCCGGCGCCCGCCCGGAGTCGATCGATCCGGACATGATGCGCGATATCGTGGCCGAGGCGCGCGCCGACGCGCGGATCCATCTCGGTGGGGCGCAACCGATCCCGTTCGCGATGGACGAGGACATCGAGCTGCTGGCGCGAACCAGGCTGCCGTTCCACACCAACGGCATGCTGTTCGCGGCTCGCGACGCGGCGGGACGGGTACTGCTGGAATGCCGGTACTACTCGATCGGTGGCGGCTTCGTCCTGGACGAGGACGAGATCGACGGCCGTGCGGCCGAAGCGCCGATGGTCGTGCCGTACTCGTTCGGGTCGGCGGACGAATTGCTCTCGCTCACCGCGGCCACCGGCCGATCCATCAGCGAACTCGTCCTGGCCAACGAAATGACCAGGCGCAGTGGCGATCAGGTGCGCGCCGACCTGCTCGCCATCTGGGCCGTCATGCAGGGGTGCGTGGAGCGCGGCATGTCGAGCAGCGGGGTGCTGCCGGGTACGCTGCGGGTACGCCGTCGCGCCGCAACCCTGTTCGACCGGCTGCGCGCCGAAGCCGAGGACAACGATCCGCTGCGCGCCATGGAATGGGTCACGCTGTACGCGATGGCCGTCAACGAGGAGAACGCCGCGGGCGGGCGGGTCGTCACCGCGCCGACGAACGGCGCCGCGGGCATCATTCCGGCTGTGCTGCACTACATTCAGCAGTTCGTCACCGATGCCGAGGACAGCGTCGTCGAGTTCCTGCTCACCGCGGGCGCGATCGGCCAGCTGATGAAGGAGAACGCGTCGATCTCGGGCGCCGAGGTGGGGTGCCAGGGCGAGGTCGGTTCCGCGTGCGCGATGGCCGCCGCCGGACTCGCCGCCGTGCTCGGCGGCACCCCGGCACAGATCGAGAACGCCGCCGAGATCGGCATGGAACACAACCTCGGCCTGACCTGCGATCCCATCGGTGGCCTCGTGCAGATCCCGTGCATCGAACGCAACGGCATCGCGGCCGTGAAAGCGATCACCGCGGCGCGCATGGCGATTCGCGGCGACGGGCACCACCACGTCTCGCTCGATCAGGTCATCCAGACCATGCGCGCCACCGGGGCGGACATGCTCGACAAATACAAGGAGACTTCGCAGGGCGGCTTGGCTGTCGCTGTCGTCGAGTGCTGA
- a CDS encoding globin domain-containing protein, with product MPTATGSPSDIAPELEPAHQAVIRATLPLIGTRIDTITPLFYRKMFAAHPELGRDLFNRGNQAQGTQQRALASSIVTFARHLVEPELPHPVDLLSRIGHRHASLGVTADQYDIVHRHLFAAIVEVLGADVVTGAVAAAWDRVYWLMATALIDLEAGLYNVAGVAPGDVFRRTVVVDRTEDPSGVVTFVVESDEPGRALPDFLPGSYISVGADLPDGARQLRQYSLIDAPGTGCYAFTVRVVAAEPDAPAGEVSSWLHDTIGVGDRLEITLPFGDLTLDTAVETPVVLISAGVGITPIVGIVAYLAANTPDRPATVLHADRSAAAHPLRERVRALCDGLRNVRLHTWYQDEGHGRVDLADIVLPDDADYYLCGSHAFLRSVRAQLLAARIPSSRVHFESFAPTDWLLGE from the coding sequence ATGCCCACCGCGACCGGTTCGCCCAGCGATATCGCCCCGGAACTGGAACCCGCACATCAAGCGGTGATCCGCGCCACCCTGCCGCTGATCGGCACCCGGATCGACACGATCACGCCACTGTTCTACCGCAAGATGTTCGCCGCGCACCCGGAACTCGGCCGTGATCTGTTCAATCGCGGTAACCAGGCCCAGGGCACCCAGCAGCGCGCGCTGGCCTCGTCCATCGTCACGTTCGCCCGGCATCTGGTCGAACCGGAGCTGCCGCATCCGGTCGACCTGCTCTCGCGCATCGGGCACCGGCACGCCTCGCTCGGCGTCACCGCGGATCAATACGACATCGTGCACCGGCACCTGTTCGCCGCCATAGTCGAGGTGCTCGGCGCGGACGTGGTGACCGGGGCGGTCGCGGCGGCGTGGGACCGCGTCTATTGGCTGATGGCCACCGCCCTCATCGACCTGGAGGCGGGACTCTATAACGTGGCCGGGGTCGCGCCGGGTGATGTCTTCCGCCGCACCGTCGTGGTCGATCGCACCGAGGATCCGTCCGGGGTGGTGACTTTCGTCGTCGAGTCGGACGAACCCGGGCGCGCGCTGCCGGATTTCCTTCCCGGCAGCTATATCTCGGTCGGCGCGGACCTGCCCGACGGGGCGCGCCAGCTCCGCCAGTACAGTCTGATCGACGCGCCGGGCACCGGCTGCTACGCCTTCACGGTTCGCGTGGTGGCGGCCGAGCCGGACGCCCCCGCGGGTGAGGTCTCGTCCTGGCTGCACGACACCATCGGTGTCGGCGATCGCCTCGAAATCACCTTGCCCTTCGGCGATCTCACCCTCGACACCGCCGTCGAAACCCCTGTGGTGCTGATCTCGGCCGGCGTCGGCATCACACCCATCGTGGGCATCGTGGCCTATCTGGCGGCCAACACGCCGGACCGTCCCGCCACCGTGCTGCACGCCGACCGCTCCGCCGCCGCCCACCCGCTCCGCGAGCGCGTCCGTGCGCTGTGCGACGGACTTCGAAACGTCCGCCTGCACACCTGGTATCAGGACGAGGGACACGGTCGCGTCGACCTCGCCGACATCGTGTTGCCGGACGACGCGGACTACTATCTGTGCGGCAGCCACGCTTTCTTGCGGTCCGTGCGCGCACAGCTGCTTGCCGCCCGGATACCTTCCAGCCGAGTGCATTTCGAATCCTTCGCACCCACCGACTGGCTGCTCGGCGAATAG
- a CDS encoding RrF2 family transcriptional regulator — MQLARSTDLALRTMMRLAVSGSADHRVTAKLVARQVDSSEHQVAKAVSRLAELGFVASYRGRGGGIFLTEAGRGATVGQIIRALEGDAEVVACLGEHPCPLATDCRLRRVLQDAKEAFYRELDNYHLADLVSPRIVELLHLPAIPLPAHEN; from the coding sequence ATGCAGCTCGCCCGGTCCACCGATCTCGCCCTGCGGACCATGATGCGGCTGGCGGTCAGCGGATCGGCCGACCATCGCGTGACCGCCAAACTCGTTGCCCGCCAGGTCGATTCCTCGGAGCACCAGGTAGCGAAAGCCGTATCACGACTCGCCGAACTCGGTTTCGTGGCGTCCTACCGCGGACGTGGCGGCGGGATCTTCCTCACCGAAGCCGGCCGAGGCGCCACCGTCGGACAGATCATCCGGGCCCTCGAGGGCGACGCCGAAGTGGTGGCATGCCTCGGCGAACATCCGTGCCCATTGGCGACCGATTGTCGTTTGCGACGAGTTCTCCAGGATGCGAAAGAAGCCTTCTATCGCGAGCTGGACAACTACCACCTCGCCGATCTGGTGAGCCCCCGCATCGTCGAGCTGCTTCATCTGCCCGCCATCCCCCTGCCCGCGCACGAGAATTGA
- a CDS encoding alpha/beta hydrolase yields MRSRRWIRRSGLRWALATTLTAAGLAGVAGTAAAAPAGVVSVTDINDRQQTVMVYSPAMDRPIPIQIIRAADRTTPRPTMYLLNGSGGGPNESGWDVQTDAVSFLRGKDINVVTPFGGANSYYTDWVRADAVLGYNKWQTFLNEELPPVIEEFLGANGTRTLAGVSMSGTSVLNLAIAKPGFWNSVASYSGCAQTSDPIGQEFVRLTVENWGGGQSVENMWGPRNGPLWRANDPLVNAERLRGTAVYLSSGSGIAAAPHDTPGDRRVQEGRIPLPVQIAFGGPIEAAIHYCTVNLTNRLRELNIPVTFDDRPVGTHSWGYWEDDLRTSWPFLAQSIGIG; encoded by the coding sequence TTGAGATCACGGCGATGGATACGACGAAGCGGCCTGCGCTGGGCACTGGCCACCACCCTGACCGCGGCGGGTCTGGCCGGCGTGGCCGGTACGGCGGCCGCAGCACCGGCGGGCGTCGTGTCGGTAACGGATATCAACGATCGGCAGCAGACCGTCATGGTGTATTCGCCCGCGATGGACCGCCCGATCCCGATCCAGATCATCCGGGCCGCCGACCGGACGACCCCGCGGCCCACGATGTATCTGCTCAATGGTTCCGGCGGCGGCCCGAACGAGAGCGGCTGGGATGTGCAGACCGACGCGGTGAGTTTTCTGCGCGGCAAGGACATCAACGTCGTCACGCCCTTCGGTGGCGCCAATTCCTACTACACCGACTGGGTCCGCGCGGACGCGGTGCTCGGTTACAACAAGTGGCAGACGTTCCTCAACGAGGAGTTGCCGCCGGTCATCGAGGAGTTCCTGGGCGCCAACGGAACTCGCACCCTCGCGGGCGTTTCGATGAGCGGCACCTCGGTGCTGAACCTGGCGATCGCCAAGCCCGGCTTCTGGAACAGCGTGGCCTCCTACAGCGGGTGCGCGCAGACCTCGGACCCGATCGGACAGGAATTCGTCCGGCTCACGGTGGAGAACTGGGGTGGCGGGCAGAGCGTCGAGAACATGTGGGGTCCGCGCAACGGGCCGCTGTGGCGCGCCAACGACCCGCTCGTCAACGCCGAACGTTTGCGTGGCACAGCCGTTTATCTGAGTTCGGGTAGCGGTATCGCCGCGGCTCCGCACGACACCCCCGGCGATCGCCGGGTGCAAGAGGGCCGAATTCCGTTGCCGGTGCAGATCGCGTTCGGCGGGCCGATCGAAGCGGCCATCCATTACTGCACGGTGAACCTGACGAACCGCTTGCGTGAGTTGAACATTCCGGTGACCTTCGACGACCGCCCGGTGGGCACCCATTCGTGGGGCTACTGGGAAGACGATCTGCGCACGTCATGGCCTTTCCTGGCGCAGTCGATCGGAATCGGCTGA
- a CDS encoding acyl-CoA thioesterase: MSQTRVVTQHPFDAAVELTPLEVGTFAGRTTPEYANMVGPFGGITAATLIRAVQRHPECLGAPLSLTVNYAGPIAEGPFEVSAIPARTNRTTQHWTLAITQDGVVATTATALFGIRRQTWQHTEAVAPQAPPPATVPPGPVPDFLAWVENYEMRFVTGGLVAKGDAQPSSTSTLWVRDNPPRQLDYPALTALTDVFFPRVMLRIGRFVPAGTVSLTVYFHADDELLAAQADQPVLATARGRRFGNGFFDHAAELWTPDGSLLATSHQLAYFKD; encoded by the coding sequence ATGAGTCAAACTCGCGTTGTCACCCAGCATCCCTTCGACGCCGCCGTCGAACTCACGCCCCTCGAGGTCGGGACGTTCGCCGGTCGGACCACGCCGGAGTACGCGAATATGGTCGGACCGTTCGGGGGGATCACCGCCGCCACGTTGATCCGGGCGGTGCAGCGGCATCCGGAGTGTCTCGGTGCGCCGCTGTCGCTCACCGTGAACTACGCGGGCCCGATCGCCGAGGGCCCGTTCGAGGTCAGCGCGATACCGGCCCGCACGAACAGGACGACCCAGCACTGGACGCTGGCGATCACCCAGGACGGCGTTGTCGCCACCACGGCCACCGCGCTCTTCGGTATCCGGCGGCAGACCTGGCAGCACACCGAGGCCGTCGCACCGCAGGCGCCGCCCCCGGCCACGGTGCCGCCGGGACCGGTGCCGGACTTCCTGGCCTGGGTCGAGAACTACGAAATGCGTTTCGTCACAGGTGGTCTCGTAGCGAAGGGCGACGCCCAACCGTCCTCGACGTCCACCCTGTGGGTGCGGGACAATCCGCCGCGGCAGCTGGACTATCCGGCGCTGACGGCACTGACCGACGTGTTCTTTCCGCGGGTGATGCTGCGCATCGGCCGATTCGTCCCGGCCGGCACGGTCTCGCTGACGGTGTACTTCCACGCCGACGACGAACTGCTCGCCGCGCAGGCCGACCAGCCGGTGCTCGCCACCGCGCGCGGTCGCCGCTTCGGCAACGGCTTCTTCGATCACGCCGCGGAACTGTGGACACCCGACGGGTCGCTGCTGGCGACGAGTCACCAGCTCGCATATTTCAAGGACTGA